Part of the Bacillota bacterium genome, TCATAGTGGTAGTTCCTCCTGTATCTCATTAGGGCGCTCTTTGCGATCTTCGTTTTCTGGAGGGGTATATATGGGCCTGTCCATTGGCCTTGTCCTCAACCTGCCCTCCCTTGCGAGCGTAACCCGTTCTTGCGCTATGTGTATGTATTCCTGCACTATATCGGCCCCTGCCGCCCTCCGCTTGTGCATTACGGCAGCGACTGCCGTGGACCCCACTCCAATGAAGGGATCTAGGACCCAATCCCCTTCATTAGTAAGGGATAACACTAACCTTTCCACCAATTCAACAGGGAACTGGCAGGGGTGGCACGTTTTTTCGACATGGTTATGTTTTACATTCGGGATTATCCATACATCTCCCGGATTCTTGCCCAAGGGATGGCCGGAGTATTGACCTACCTTGGGGCCCTTATAGTATTTCTTCTTCGGGTATTTCTGGGGAACGCGAATAGCGTCCAGATTGAATACATATTCATCCGACTTGGTGAACCAGAGGATCGCTTCGTGTCTTCCCGAGAGTCTTCTTGAGCAATGAAGCCCGTGCTCAAAGTGCCAGATAATGCGATTACGGAGTTTGAGGCCGAGTGATTTAAAAATAGGATATAATGCTATATCAAGCGGTACGACCTCGCCATCGTTGACATAATTTCCCACTTGCCAGCAGATGCTACCTCGGTCCGAGAGGGTGCGAACGCACTCGCGGATCACCTCTTTCTGCTGGTCGAGGTAATCATCCAGATCGAGGCGCTGCTCATAAGGCTTTCCAATGTTATAAGGCGGCGAGGTAACAACGAGTTGCATAGAACCGGATGGTATCGTAGCAAGAAGATCGCGACAGTCTCCCTGAAAGAGGACAACATCACTGTCAGGCTTGAACTGAGATGAAATCCTGAATTCGAGCGGAGCAAGGTCCAATAGCGTCTGCATTTAGCTATTACACCCCTTTTAATACCCCTAAAAGGCTTCTATGCCATCACCTTGCTTCAAGAGTAGCACTTTTTCCAGGTCTTGTCAAGCGAAC contains:
- a CDS encoding site-specific DNA-methyltransferase; the encoded protein is MQTLLDLAPLEFRISSQFKPDSDVVLFQGDCRDLLATIPSGSMQLVVTSPPYNIGKPYEQRLDLDDYLDQQKEVIRECVRTLSDRGSICWQVGNYVNDGEVVPLDIALYPIFKSLGLKLRNRIIWHFEHGLHCSRRLSGRHEAILWFTKSDEYVFNLDAIRVPQKYPKKKYYKGPKVGQYSGHPLGKNPGDVWIIPNVKHNHVEKTCHPCQFPVELVERLVLSLTNEGDWVLDPFIGVGSTAVAAVMHKRRAAGADIVQEYIHIAQERVTLAREGRLRTRPMDRPIYTPPENEDRKERPNEIQEELPL